Proteins from a single region of Apium graveolens cultivar Ventura chromosome 7, ASM990537v1, whole genome shotgun sequence:
- the LOC141675289 gene encoding uncharacterized protein LOC141675289, whose amino-acid sequence MAFNLNKEVFVRDIELPVSCICYDARIADFKDSISVIISKCEELGETIKLWTLDDETCLHGGGVKASWTLKLSIDVGERFDCVQGCFNSEFLLATAGHFSYNSDNKVGRYIRPDPYFSYDEVFKYRESLLSVPGSNLVEWSSDEDVSERNSFDSEDDDEETVPGSEDSEEQH is encoded by the coding sequence ATGGCTTTTAATTTAAACAAGGAAGTTTTTGTTCGAGATATTGAACTCCCTGTAAGCTGCATATGTTATGATGCTCGTATTGCCGACTTCAAGGATTCTATCTCTGTCATTATTTCCAAGTGCGAAGAACTAGGCGAAACAATTAAATTGTGGACATTAGATGACGAGACATGCCTTCATGGTGGTGGAGTGAAGGCATCATGGACTCTCAAGCTTAGTATTGATGTAGGTGAGAGGTTCGACTGTGTCCAAGGCTGTTTCAACAGTGAATTCTTACTAGCAACTGCAGGGCATTTTTCCTATAACTCCGACAACAAAGTGGGCAGATACATTCGTCCTGATCCTTATTTTTCTTATGATGAAGTTTTCAAGTACAGAGAAAGCCTGCTCTCAGTGCCGGGATCAAATCTGGTCGAGTGGTCTAGTGATGAAGATGTTAGTGAGCGAAATAGCTTTGATTCAGAAGAtgatgatgaggaaacagtgcCTGGTTCTGAAGACAGTGAGGAGCAACATTAA